A genomic window from Lotus japonicus ecotype B-129 chromosome 1, LjGifu_v1.2 includes:
- the LOC130728696 gene encoding uncharacterized protein LOC130728696 codes for MVAFDHFVDDMNDVELKPRLLDTLISDSLSNPSEISKVISLVKTHALLSESFTESMNPELVEHWKSAVTSWFQRTWTLLFSDKYCWAGISLLGVTCQECSAHRFIDSYSMWFHKLLTFLQAPADSHRVRVASCASISALFARLSGFPKLNKYGVSYAVKVIQPVLRMIQDENSEAIWEAAVNVLCTIITSFPSSILHHDNDKDNDKTVESAIVSKLLTGGFSLDILKNLAHCLALLPKSRGDEESWSLMMQKILILINVQLNLAFQGLEEDTKRYEVSRLLVPPGKHPLPPLGGHVLAEASNKEAKRSEQSLMSSVSTLMFSCCTMLTSSYPVQVNVPVPSILALVERILMVNGSLPQMSFPFMTSTQQENICSELPVLHLSSMELLMAALKGSGSQLLPHAASIARIITQYFKTCALPELRIKVYSVTKTLLISMGVGIAMYLEQEVVNNAIADLSTIENKNGVTLNCSNSGVSIGVPPPTNHRKRKHISKAGSLQEHVESAGLGVKDPKNRPLTPISLRIAALEAIGALLSVAGALRSEWWRSNVDRLLMVIAIDSFKEGPSSEEISVLQQKDPAATAADLQLAALRALLASFLSFARVRPPYISQGLPLFHRGKQQTGTKLAEFCAHALLTLEVLIHPRALPLLNYDCAINNEAQRNIQDEYGSWNSSSTAFGLPQTALPDYYDDLYARWLETGNNGAHVPLAKERSEMAPETAAGKDVEMRTEGDAFVFMAGNSTVLFQEPVPCTASILDTGTHFSSERVVFDSTMPKSNSSLQGTSDSTRTRDFAFKLDYGCSVTEDHPFPAIVDADPDTDSE; via the exons ATGGTGGCCTTTGATCACTTCGTAGACGACATGAACGACGTTGAACTCAAGCCCCGCTTGCTTGACACCCTTATCAGTGACTCACTTTCCAACCCCTCTGAGATCTCCAAGGTCATCTCTCTCGTCAAAACACATGCTCTTTTATCTGAGTCTTTCACAGAATCCATGAACCCCGAGCTAGTTGAACACTGGAAATCTGCTGTTACATCATGGTTCCAACGTACTTGGACCCTCCTTTTTAGCGATAAATATTGTTGGGCAGGTATATCTTTGCTGGGGGTTACTTGCCAGGAATGCAGCGCTCATCGTTTCATAGACTCTTACTCTATGTGGTTCCATAAGTTGCTCACTTTTCTACAG GCACCAGCAGATTCTCACCGAGTGAGGGTGGCTTCTTGCGCTTCAATATCTGCTCTATTTGCAAG GTTAAGTGGATTTCCTAAGCTCAATAAATATGGAGTTTCCTATGCTGTGAAAGTCATTCAGCCTGTTTTGAGGATGATACAAGATGAGAACTCAGAGGCAATTTGG GAAGCTGCAGTTAATGTGTTATGTACCATAATAACATCATTCCCATCTTCTATTCTACATCATGATAATGATAAAGATAATGATAAAACT GTTGAATCTGCTATTGTTTCAAAACTTTTGACTGGAGGATTCAGTCTTGATATATTGAAG AATCTTGCACATTGCCTTGCATTACTTCCAAAATCAAGAGGAGATGAAGAAAGCTGGTCTTTGATGATGCAGAAGATTTTGATTTTAATAAATGTTCAATTAAATTTGGCATTTCAAGGTTTAGAAGAAG ACACCAAACGTTATGAGGTTAGTAGATTGTTGGTTCCCCCTGGAAAACATCCTCTACCACCTTTAGGAGGACATGTTTTGGCAGAAGCTAGTAACAAAGAAGCAAAGAGGTCTGAACAATCACTAATGTCTAGTGTCTCAACGCTTATGTTTAGCTGTTGCACGATGCTTACAAGTTCATATCCTGTTCAG GTAAATGTACCTGTACCCTCGATATTGGCCCTTGTTGAGAGAATTTTGATGGTAAATGGCTCTTTGCCACAAATGTCTTTTCCATTCATGACCTCAACGCAGCAAGAGAACATCTGTTCAGAACTTCCAGTTTTGCACTTAAGTAGCATGGAATTGCTTATGGCTGCCTTAAAGGGCAGCGGAAG TCAACTATTACCACATGCTGCCTCTATTGCGCGTATCATCACACAGTACTTCAAGACATGTGCATTGCCTGAATTAAGGATTAAGGTCTATTCAGTGACAAAGACTCTGCTCATATCCATGGGTGTTG GAATTGCTATGTACCTCGAGCAGGAAGTAGTCAACAATGCTATTGCTGATCTGAGTACCATTGAGAATAAGAATGGTGTCACATTGAATTGTTCAAATTCAGGCGTCTCTATTGGAGTGCCACCGCCAACAAATCATAGAAAAAGGAAGCATATCAGTAAAGCTGGTTCTCTTCAGGAGCATGTCGAAAGTGCTGGTTTAGGAGTGAAAGATCCCAAGAACCGTCCACTAACTCCAATTTCTCTGAGGATAGCTGCACTCGAGGCAATAGGAGCTCTCCTTTCTGTG GCTGGTGCTTTAAGATCTGAATGGTGGAGATCAAATGTTGATAGACTTTTGATGGTCATAGCAATTGATTCTTTCAAAGAAGGACCATCTAGTGAAGAAATAAGTGTGTTACAGCAAAAGGATCCTGCTGCAACTGCCGCAGATTTGCAGCTTGCTGCATTGCGTGCTCTTTTGGCATCTTTTCTTTCGTTTGCTCGGGTGCGACCTCCATATATATCCCAGGGTCTTCCTCTATTCCATAGAG GAAAGCAACAAACAGGAACTAAACTTGCTGAGTTCTGTGCCCATGCTCTGTTAACCTTGGAAGTGCTGATACATCCTAGGGCACTTCCACTATTAAATTATGACTGTGCAATTAACAATGAAGCTCAGCGCAATATCCAAGATGAATACGGTAGCTGGAACAGCAGCAGCACCGCATTTGGTTTACCGCAAACTGCACTTCCAGACTATTATGATGATTTATATGCTAGATGGCTGGAAACTGGCAATAATGGAGCTCATGTGCCATTGGCTAAAGAGAGGAGCGAGATGGCACCTGAGACTGCCGCCGGCAAAGATGTTGAAATGAGAACCGAGGGGGATGCGTTCGTTTTCATGGCCGGAAATTCTACGGTTCTATTTCAAGAGCCCGTTCCTTGCACCGCAAGCATCCTTGACACCGGCACTCACTTCAGCTCCGAGAGGGTTGTTTTTGACAGCACCATGCCTAAAAGTAACAGTTCATTGCAAGGAACATCTGATTCAACCAGGACTAGAGACTTTGCATTTAAATTAGATTATGGCTGTTCAGTGACTGAGGATCATCCTTTTC
- the LOC130728694 gene encoding pentatricopeptide repeat-containing protein At3g29290 isoform X2: MPFMLNFPFQFHKPVSCVYKVGYFPFVTHTSVCVSTHSNYVNIVLFSQTKHSVSSIGATGFHESTPLSKDMVPSVDFGISEQEEYGDDDIEGREKDETSFVSSWRELEEEDDDDGIEEFDTSFVSSQRDDDGERREKFNTPFVSKMKLQLPPWGEVEDDDDDIGGRGDNDASLVARKELPPRGEVVDYGQQESRPFVTTLSASKEHGAQFLEEMDENVLSNRILELSRINKIRSAMEYFRSMELLGLCPNIHACNSLMSSLLRNGWCDDCFKVFNFAKTRGIAIGHTYSLILTARAKAQGCDSALKFFRELESECDVEKDFDAIVYNTMISICRNADNWSEIVMLWKSMQANGCAETLATYRLLISTFVHCDQSELALYAYHEMVQNGFEPNSNILNAIICVCAKEGKWEAALSTFKKMLKGELKPNLVACNALISSLGREGELKLAFQVYDKLKSLGHKPDAYTFNALLSSLNRANRHHEALQLFERIERNQNFQFNVHVYNTALMSCSKLGLWDKALEIVWQMECSGMSDMTVSYSLVIRACQLARKPTTALQVYEHMLHQKCSPTHYAKRHSL; the protein is encoded by the exons ATGCCCTTTATGTTGAATTTTCCATTTCAGTTTCATAAACCTGTTTCTTGTGTTTACAAGGTTGGTTACTTCCCCTTTGTTACTCATACAAGTGTTTGTGTAAGCACACATAGTAACTATGTTAACATTGTTTTGTTTTCACAAACAAAGCATTCTGTGTCTTCAATTGGGGCAACAGGGTTTCATGAGTCCACACCACTGTCTAAGGACATGGTTCCTAGTGTTGATTTTGGTATTTCTGAGCAAGAAGAATATGGTGATGATGATATTGAAGGAAGGGAAAAAGATGAAACATCTTTTGTTTCTTCTTGGAGGGagttggaagaagaagatgatgatgatggaatAGAAGAATTTGATACATCTTTTGTGTCTTCTCAGagagatgatgatggtgaaagaagagaaaaatttaacACACCTTTTGTGTCCAAGATGAAATTACAATTGCCTCCCTGGGGAGAagtggaagatgatgatgatgatattggAGGAAGAGGAGATAATGATGCATCTTTGGTGGCCAGGAAGGAATTGCCTCCCAGGGGAGAAGTGGTAGATTATGGACAGCAAGAGTCTAGACCTTTTGTTACTACTTTGTCGGCTTCTAAAGAGCATGGAGCTCAATTTTTGGAGGAAATGGATGAGAATGTGTTATCTAATAGGATTTTGGAGCTTAGCAGAATTAACAAGATTAGAAGTGCAATGGAATATTTTAGGTCTATGGAATTATTAGGTCTTTGTCCAAATATCCATGCTTGTAATTCTCTTATGTCTAGTCTTTTGAGAAATGGGTGGTGTGATGATTGCTTCAAAGTGTTCAATTTTGCAAAAACAAGAGGGATAGCTATAGGGCATACTTACAGCTTGATTCTCACAGCACGTGCAAAAGCTCAAGGTTGTGATTCGGCCCTTAAATTCTTCAGGGAACTTGAAAGTGAATGTGATGTGGAGAAGGATTTTGATGCGATTGTTTACAACACCATGATATCTATTTGCAGAAACGCTGACAATTGGAGTGAAATTGTGATGTTATGGAAGAGTATGCAGGCAAATGGGTGTGCTGAAACGCTTGCTACATATCGCTTATTAATAAGTACTTTTGTGCATTGTGACCAGAGTGAGCTTGCTCTCTATGCTTACCATGAGATGGTTCAAAACGGATTTGAACCAAATAGTAATATATTGAATGCTATCATTTGTGTATGTGCTAAAGAGGGAAAATGGGAGGCTGCGTTGAGCACCTTTAAAAAGATGTTGAAAGGTGAGCTTAAGCCAAACTTAGTTGCTTGCAATGCATTGATTAGCTCACTTGGACGAGAAGGTGAACTCAAACTTGCATTTCAGGTCTATGATAAACTGAAATCATTGGGCCATAAACCAGATGCTTATACATTCAATGCTCTACTAAGTTCTCTTAACAGGGCCAATAGGCATCATGAAGCTCTTCAGCTTTTTGAGAGGATTGAAAGAAATCAAAACTTTCAATTCAATGTACATGTATATAATACTGCTTTAATGTCTTGCTCAAAGCTTGGTTTGTGGGATAAAGCTCTAGAGATTGTGTGGCAGATGGAATGTTCTGGAATGTCTGACATGACAGTATCTTATAGTCTTGTGATCAGGGCCTGTCAGCTTGCAAGGAAGCCAACAACTGCATTGCAAGTGTATGAGCATATGCTTCACCAGAAGTGCAGTCCAA CACACTACGCCAAACGCCACTCTTTATAA
- the LOC130728694 gene encoding pentatricopeptide repeat-containing protein At3g29290 isoform X1, which translates to MPFMLNFPFQFHKPVSCVYKVGYFPFVTHTSVCVSTHSNYVNIVLFSQTKHSVSSIGATGFHESTPLSKDMVPSVDFGISEQEEYGDDDIEGREKDETSFVSSWRELEEEDDDDGIEEFDTSFVSSQRDDDGERREKFNTPFVSKMKLQLPPWGEVEDDDDDIGGRGDNDASLVARKELPPRGEVVDYGQQESRPFVTTLSASKEHGAQFLEEMDENVLSNRILELSRINKIRSAMEYFRSMELLGLCPNIHACNSLMSSLLRNGWCDDCFKVFNFAKTRGIAIGHTYSLILTARAKAQGCDSALKFFRELESECDVEKDFDAIVYNTMISICRNADNWSEIVMLWKSMQANGCAETLATYRLLISTFVHCDQSELALYAYHEMVQNGFEPNSNILNAIICVCAKEGKWEAALSTFKKMLKGELKPNLVACNALISSLGREGELKLAFQVYDKLKSLGHKPDAYTFNALLSSLNRANRHHEALQLFERIERNQNFQFNVHVYNTALMSCSKLGLWDKALEIVWQMECSGMSDMTVSYSLVIRACQLARKPTTALQVYEHMLHQKCSPSMFTYLSLIRCCIYGELWEQLEEILTHTTPNATLYNAAVQGMCLRGKINFANKVYEKMLESGLQPDAKTRVLIHPMIRK; encoded by the exons ATGCCCTTTATGTTGAATTTTCCATTTCAGTTTCATAAACCTGTTTCTTGTGTTTACAAGGTTGGTTACTTCCCCTTTGTTACTCATACAAGTGTTTGTGTAAGCACACATAGTAACTATGTTAACATTGTTTTGTTTTCACAAACAAAGCATTCTGTGTCTTCAATTGGGGCAACAGGGTTTCATGAGTCCACACCACTGTCTAAGGACATGGTTCCTAGTGTTGATTTTGGTATTTCTGAGCAAGAAGAATATGGTGATGATGATATTGAAGGAAGGGAAAAAGATGAAACATCTTTTGTTTCTTCTTGGAGGGagttggaagaagaagatgatgatgatggaatAGAAGAATTTGATACATCTTTTGTGTCTTCTCAGagagatgatgatggtgaaagaagagaaaaatttaacACACCTTTTGTGTCCAAGATGAAATTACAATTGCCTCCCTGGGGAGAagtggaagatgatgatgatgatattggAGGAAGAGGAGATAATGATGCATCTTTGGTGGCCAGGAAGGAATTGCCTCCCAGGGGAGAAGTGGTAGATTATGGACAGCAAGAGTCTAGACCTTTTGTTACTACTTTGTCGGCTTCTAAAGAGCATGGAGCTCAATTTTTGGAGGAAATGGATGAGAATGTGTTATCTAATAGGATTTTGGAGCTTAGCAGAATTAACAAGATTAGAAGTGCAATGGAATATTTTAGGTCTATGGAATTATTAGGTCTTTGTCCAAATATCCATGCTTGTAATTCTCTTATGTCTAGTCTTTTGAGAAATGGGTGGTGTGATGATTGCTTCAAAGTGTTCAATTTTGCAAAAACAAGAGGGATAGCTATAGGGCATACTTACAGCTTGATTCTCACAGCACGTGCAAAAGCTCAAGGTTGTGATTCGGCCCTTAAATTCTTCAGGGAACTTGAAAGTGAATGTGATGTGGAGAAGGATTTTGATGCGATTGTTTACAACACCATGATATCTATTTGCAGAAACGCTGACAATTGGAGTGAAATTGTGATGTTATGGAAGAGTATGCAGGCAAATGGGTGTGCTGAAACGCTTGCTACATATCGCTTATTAATAAGTACTTTTGTGCATTGTGACCAGAGTGAGCTTGCTCTCTATGCTTACCATGAGATGGTTCAAAACGGATTTGAACCAAATAGTAATATATTGAATGCTATCATTTGTGTATGTGCTAAAGAGGGAAAATGGGAGGCTGCGTTGAGCACCTTTAAAAAGATGTTGAAAGGTGAGCTTAAGCCAAACTTAGTTGCTTGCAATGCATTGATTAGCTCACTTGGACGAGAAGGTGAACTCAAACTTGCATTTCAGGTCTATGATAAACTGAAATCATTGGGCCATAAACCAGATGCTTATACATTCAATGCTCTACTAAGTTCTCTTAACAGGGCCAATAGGCATCATGAAGCTCTTCAGCTTTTTGAGAGGATTGAAAGAAATCAAAACTTTCAATTCAATGTACATGTATATAATACTGCTTTAATGTCTTGCTCAAAGCTTGGTTTGTGGGATAAAGCTCTAGAGATTGTGTGGCAGATGGAATGTTCTGGAATGTCTGACATGACAGTATCTTATAGTCTTGTGATCAGGGCCTGTCAGCTTGCAAGGAAGCCAACAACTGCATTGCAAGTGTATGAGCATATGCTTCACCAGAAGTGCAGTCCAAGTATGTTTACTTATCTGTCCTTAATAAGATGCTGTATTTACGGAGAACTCTGGGAACAATTAGAAGAAATCCTAACG CACACTACGCCAAACGCCACTCTTTATAATGCTGCTGTTCAAGGGATGTGCTTACGTGGCAAGATTAACTTTGCAAATAAGGTCTACGAAAAAATGCTGGAGAGTGGTCTTCAACCGGATGCCAAAACACGAGTGCTAATCCATCCTATGATAAGGAAGTAG